The following are encoded together in the Streptomyces sp. NBC_00358 genome:
- a CDS encoding pectinesterase family protein — protein sequence MRRRTLLAGVAGGVMALGGTPAAAHGRRVLHVCPGDSVQAAVDAVDGPGQTIVVHPGTYREVVDIPADKRELTLRGATRDPRDAVIVFDRANGTPKPDGSGTYGTAGSATLTSAAPGLTVRGLTIANDWLRADHPEITGTQAVAARVTGDRSSFARVRLLAHQDTLFADTSDLAAFDRHFYRDCYIEGDVDFVFGRATAVFERCHFHTLDRDVSFRPEGMVFAPSTARANAYGFLAVGGRVTSGAEDGAYKIARPWVPSYETTAWPSLVVRGCELGPGIDAVAPYTDMRAAYPWQSMRFREYRNTGPGAVITVPENRPQLTDAEAEQHTRAAYLGDWRP from the coding sequence ATGCGCAGGCGCACGCTCCTCGCCGGCGTGGCCGGGGGAGTCATGGCCCTCGGCGGCACCCCGGCCGCCGCGCACGGCCGCCGTGTCCTGCACGTGTGTCCCGGTGACTCGGTCCAGGCCGCCGTGGACGCGGTGGACGGACCCGGGCAGACGATCGTCGTCCACCCGGGGACGTATCGCGAAGTGGTCGACATCCCCGCAGACAAGCGGGAGTTGACGCTGCGCGGTGCCACCCGCGACCCGCGCGACGCCGTGATCGTCTTCGACCGGGCGAACGGCACGCCGAAGCCGGACGGCTCCGGCACGTACGGGACCGCGGGCTCCGCGACGCTCACCTCGGCGGCGCCGGGACTGACCGTCCGCGGGCTCACGATCGCCAACGACTGGCTGCGGGCCGACCATCCGGAGATCACCGGCACCCAGGCGGTCGCGGCCCGCGTCACCGGCGACCGCTCGTCGTTCGCGCGGGTGCGGCTGCTCGCGCACCAGGACACGTTGTTCGCGGACACCAGCGACCTGGCCGCCTTCGACCGTCACTTCTACCGCGACTGCTACATCGAGGGCGATGTCGACTTCGTCTTCGGCCGGGCCACCGCCGTCTTCGAGCGCTGCCACTTCCACACGCTCGACCGGGACGTCTCCTTCAGGCCCGAGGGAATGGTCTTCGCGCCGTCCACGGCCCGCGCGAACGCGTACGGCTTCCTGGCCGTCGGCGGCCGTGTCACCTCCGGCGCCGAGGACGGGGCGTACAAGATCGCCCGGCCCTGGGTCCCCTCGTACGAGACCACGGCCTGGCCCTCGCTCGTGGTCCGCGGATGCGAACTCGGGCCCGGCATCGACGCGGTGGCGCCCTACACCGACATGCGCGCGGCCTATCCGTGGCAGTCCATGCGCTTTCGCGAGTACCGCAACACCGGACCCGGCGCGGTGATCACCGTCCCGGAGAACCGTCCCCAGCTCACGGACGCGGAGGCCGAGCAGCACACCCGTGCCGCGTATCTCGGCGACTGGCGTCCGTGA
- a CDS encoding Gfo/Idh/MocA family protein: MNTTAPALPLPVVLAGARGHGRWHLDNIRRLQDKGLVRLVGVCELNPLAEEELGGQRVEQSADFGALLDSTGAAAAVICTPIPTHTDLALTAARKGVHLLLEKPPAPSYAEFRRMAEGVAAAGVVCQIGFQSLGSHAVPAIRKLITEGALGRVTGIGGAGSWARDEAYYGRAPWAGKRRLNGVDVVDGVLTNPLAHIVATALALDGSTRAEDVTGIRTELLRANDIESDDTSCVRVTTAGGRITVAATLCAEQPGEPYVLVHGTGGRITFWYKQDRVLVQRSGHGPEEIEYGRTDLLENLVEHLSGGAELLVPPESTGAFMKVVEAIRQAPDPIALPPDAWATLPGERRRVVPGVDGFVAAAAETLALYSELGAPWALPTEVSTR; the protein is encoded by the coding sequence GTGAACACGACGGCCCCCGCACTCCCGCTGCCCGTCGTCCTCGCGGGCGCCCGGGGCCATGGCCGCTGGCACCTGGACAACATCCGCCGGCTCCAGGACAAGGGCCTGGTACGCCTCGTCGGCGTCTGCGAGCTGAACCCGCTCGCCGAGGAGGAGCTCGGCGGGCAGCGCGTCGAGCAGTCCGCCGACTTCGGGGCCCTCCTCGACTCCACCGGCGCCGCCGCCGCGGTGATCTGCACCCCCATCCCCACCCACACCGACCTCGCGCTGACCGCCGCGCGCAAGGGCGTCCACCTGCTCCTGGAGAAGCCGCCCGCGCCCTCCTACGCCGAGTTCCGGCGGATGGCCGAGGGGGTCGCGGCGGCCGGGGTGGTCTGCCAGATCGGCTTCCAGTCGCTCGGCTCGCACGCCGTCCCCGCCATCAGGAAACTCATCACCGAGGGCGCGCTCGGCCGGGTGACCGGCATCGGCGGGGCAGGGTCCTGGGCGCGCGACGAGGCTTACTACGGGCGCGCCCCCTGGGCGGGGAAGCGCCGGCTGAACGGCGTGGACGTGGTCGACGGCGTCCTGACGAACCCGCTGGCCCACATCGTCGCCACGGCCCTCGCGCTGGACGGTTCGACCCGTGCCGAGGACGTCACCGGCATCCGGACCGAGCTGCTGCGCGCCAACGACATCGAGTCCGACGACACCTCGTGCGTGCGGGTCACGACCGCCGGGGGCCGGATCACGGTCGCCGCGACGCTCTGCGCCGAACAGCCCGGCGAACCGTATGTCCTGGTGCACGGCACAGGGGGCCGGATCACCTTCTGGTACAAGCAGGACCGCGTCCTCGTGCAGCGGTCCGGACACGGCCCCGAGGAGATCGAGTACGGCCGTACGGACCTGCTGGAGAACCTCGTCGAGCATCTGAGCGGCGGCGCCGAACTGCTGGTCCCACCGGAGTCGACGGGCGCCTTCATGAAGGTCGTCGAGGCGATCCGGCAGGCACCCGACCCGATCGCGCTGCCCCCGGACGCCTGGGCGACGCTCCCCGGCGAGCGGCGCCGTGTCGTACCCGGTGTCGACGGATTCGTCGCGGCCGCCGCGGAGACCCTCGCCCTCTACTCCGAGCTGGGCGCCCCCTGGGCGCTCCCGACAGAGGTGAGCACCCGATGA
- a CDS encoding PmoA family protein — protein sequence MNNDSLVLRIGGRPVGRYVTRPALPDRLSPRPYLHPVTTLAGTAVTELSPADHAHHLGVGVAVPDVEGHNFWGGRTYVRDQGPTELDNHGAQRHSAFQLCDPDGFVEELRWMAAGNELLRERRTVAAVGLTDSAWALDFTFSLTNVTAGGLSFGSPATNGRPGAAYGGFFWRARKEPDAPRVFTADAEGEEAVHATTADWLALAGAGWTLVLAGATAATRRDPWFVRTAQYPGVGSSLAHDKRLIVEAGDTLVRRVVTVVADGTLDRSGAAALVRKAVSP from the coding sequence ATGAACAACGACTCGCTGGTCCTGCGGATCGGCGGCCGGCCCGTCGGCCGGTACGTCACCCGGCCCGCACTGCCGGACCGGCTGTCCCCGCGTCCGTACCTGCACCCGGTCACCACCCTGGCGGGCACGGCCGTCACCGAGCTCAGCCCGGCCGACCACGCACACCACCTCGGCGTCGGTGTAGCCGTACCCGACGTCGAGGGGCACAACTTCTGGGGCGGGCGCACCTACGTCCGCGACCAGGGGCCGACCGAGCTCGACAACCACGGCGCCCAGCGGCACTCCGCGTTCCAGCTCTGCGACCCGGACGGCTTCGTGGAGGAACTGCGCTGGATGGCCGCGGGCAACGAGCTGCTGCGGGAACGCCGTACGGTCGCGGCCGTCGGACTCACCGACTCCGCCTGGGCGCTGGACTTCACCTTCTCGCTCACCAACGTCACCGCGGGCGGGCTCTCGTTCGGCAGCCCGGCCACCAACGGCCGGCCGGGCGCGGCGTACGGCGGCTTCTTCTGGCGGGCCCGCAAGGAACCGGACGCCCCCCGCGTGTTCACCGCCGACGCCGAGGGCGAGGAGGCGGTCCACGCGACCACCGCCGACTGGCTCGCCCTCGCGGGCGCCGGCTGGACGCTCGTCCTCGCCGGGGCCACCGCCGCGACGCGCCGGGACCCGTGGTTCGTGCGCACCGCCCAGTACCCGGGCGTCGGTTCCTCCCTCGCCCACGACAAGCGGCTCATCGTAGAGGCGGGGGACACGCTCGTACGCCGGGTGGTCACCGTCGTCGCCGACGGAACCCTGGACCGGAGCGGGGCCGCGGCGCTGGTCCGCAAGGCGGTGAGCCCCTGA
- a CDS encoding rhamnogalacturonan acetylesterase, which yields MSLTRRQVTSAAVAALPLAVAAAAPASARPHRRPRTLHIAGDSTAAQKYADAAPETGWGMALPFFLHEDIVVANHAVNGRSSKSFIDEGRLAAILDVIRPGDLLLVQFGHNDEKTADPTRYTEPWTTFQDCLRQYVAGARDRGARPVLATPVERRKFDADGNAVPTHGDYPASMRALAADEHVALLDIQARSIALWQRLGVEETKKYFNWTATEQDNTHFNPPGAIAVARLVAAGLLHRRVLSTRDVRRLDAEIPESWITWPTA from the coding sequence GTGTCCCTCACGCGCAGACAGGTCACCTCGGCGGCCGTGGCCGCCTTACCCCTCGCCGTCGCCGCGGCGGCACCCGCCTCGGCGCGCCCGCACCGCCGGCCGCGCACCCTCCACATCGCCGGTGATTCCACCGCCGCCCAGAAGTACGCCGACGCCGCGCCCGAGACCGGGTGGGGCATGGCCCTGCCGTTCTTCCTCCACGAGGACATCGTGGTCGCCAACCACGCGGTGAACGGCCGTAGTTCGAAGAGCTTCATCGACGAGGGCCGCCTCGCGGCGATCCTCGACGTGATCCGGCCCGGCGACCTCCTGCTCGTCCAGTTCGGGCACAACGACGAGAAGACCGCAGACCCGACGCGCTACACCGAGCCGTGGACGACGTTCCAGGACTGTCTGCGGCAGTACGTCGCGGGCGCGCGGGACCGGGGCGCCCGGCCGGTGCTCGCCACCCCGGTGGAGCGCAGGAAGTTCGACGCGGACGGCAACGCGGTGCCGACGCACGGCGACTACCCGGCGTCGATGCGCGCGCTCGCCGCGGACGAGCACGTGGCGCTCCTCGACATCCAGGCCCGCTCGATCGCCCTGTGGCAGCGGCTCGGCGTCGAGGAGACGAAGAAGTACTTCAACTGGACCGCGACCGAACAGGACAACACCCACTTCAACCCGCCCGGTGCCATCGCCGTGGCCCGTCTCGTCGCGGCCGGACTGCTGCACCGCCGGGTGCTCTCGACCCGGGACGTACGCCGTCTCGACGCGGAGATCCCCGAGTCCTGGATCACCTGGCCCACCGCCTGA
- a CDS encoding glycoside hydrolase family 43 protein, producing MALPSADLGDGTYRNPVLDADWSDPDLLCVGDDFYLTASSFGRAPGLPLLHSRDLVNWTLVGHALQRLDPAREFRTPRPDCGVWAPALRHHDDRFWIFWGDPDHGIFQVNAPGIRGPWTRPHPVKEGKGLIDPCPLWDEESGEAYLVHAWAKSRSGVRNRLTGHRMRPDGTGVLDEGKVIVDADLIPGWFTLEGPKAYRHDGWFWIFAPAGGVETGWQGAFRSRGFFGPYEERVVLEQGNTPVNGPHQGGWVRTAAGEDWFAHFQQRGPYGRVVHLQPMRWGADGWPVLGDRGSPVAVHRKPKLPAQPPSAPATDDDFPGGRFARQWQWTANPQEGWATQHSGDGLRLSCVRTADAHDLRRLPHVLTQRMPGAAATVQVDLSLDSEEPGARAGLVVLGDAYGWIGLQRQPDGSVRLVHRFAERATGESSDTRSGPCRGERDAAPARPAPEGRARLWTEIGAGGRCRFSYDVGGGRQSSGQVFAATPWRWVGALLGLFALAPAGRGHAGAASFTRFRVTPTL from the coding sequence ATGGCCCTGCCCTCCGCCGACCTCGGTGACGGCACGTACCGCAACCCGGTCCTCGACGCCGACTGGTCCGACCCCGATCTGCTGTGCGTGGGCGACGACTTCTACCTCACCGCCTCCAGCTTCGGCCGCGCCCCCGGGCTGCCCCTGCTGCACTCCCGGGACCTGGTCAACTGGACGCTCGTCGGACACGCCCTCCAACGCCTCGACCCGGCGAGGGAGTTCAGGACTCCTCGACCCGACTGCGGGGTGTGGGCACCCGCGTTGCGCCACCACGACGACCGCTTCTGGATCTTCTGGGGCGACCCCGACCACGGCATCTTCCAGGTCAACGCCCCCGGGATCAGGGGACCTTGGACCCGACCGCATCCGGTCAAGGAGGGCAAGGGACTCATCGACCCCTGCCCGCTGTGGGACGAGGAGAGCGGCGAGGCGTATCTCGTGCACGCCTGGGCCAAGTCCCGCTCCGGCGTGAGGAACCGGCTCACCGGACACCGGATGCGGCCCGACGGCACCGGTGTGCTCGACGAGGGGAAGGTGATCGTCGACGCCGATCTGATTCCCGGCTGGTTCACCCTCGAAGGACCCAAGGCCTACCGGCACGACGGCTGGTTCTGGATCTTCGCGCCCGCCGGGGGAGTCGAGACCGGCTGGCAGGGCGCCTTCCGCTCGCGCGGCTTCTTCGGGCCCTACGAGGAGCGGGTGGTGCTGGAACAGGGGAACACCCCGGTCAACGGCCCGCACCAGGGCGGCTGGGTGCGCACGGCGGCCGGCGAGGACTGGTTCGCGCACTTCCAGCAGCGCGGGCCCTACGGCCGGGTGGTCCATCTCCAGCCGATGCGGTGGGGGGCGGACGGCTGGCCCGTGCTCGGTGACCGGGGCTCCCCCGTCGCCGTACACCGGAAGCCGAAGCTGCCGGCCCAGCCGCCGTCCGCGCCCGCCACCGACGACGACTTCCCCGGCGGCCGTTTCGCGCGTCAGTGGCAGTGGACCGCCAACCCCCAGGAGGGCTGGGCCACCCAGCACTCCGGCGACGGACTCCGGCTGAGCTGTGTCCGGACGGCGGACGCGCACGACCTGCGCCGACTGCCCCACGTGCTCACCCAGCGGATGCCGGGCGCCGCCGCCACCGTCCAGGTCGACCTGAGCCTCGACAGCGAGGAGCCCGGAGCGCGGGCGGGGCTCGTGGTGCTCGGTGACGCGTACGGCTGGATCGGGCTCCAGCGACAGCCCGACGGATCGGTCCGGCTCGTGCACCGGTTCGCCGAGCGGGCCACCGGGGAGTCGTCCGACACGCGTTCCGGGCCGTGCCGGGGTGAGCGTGACGCCGCACCCGCGCGGCCCGCGCCCGAGGGCCGGGCCCGGCTGTGGACCGAGATCGGCGCGGGCGGCCGCTGCCGCTTCTCCTACGACGTCGGTGGCGGCCGGCAGTCCTCGGGGCAGGTCTTCGCCGCCACCCCCTGGCGCTGGGTCGGCGCCCTGCTCGGCCTCTTCGCGCTCGCCCCGGCCGGCAGGGGACACGCCGGCGCCGCCTCGTTCACGCGATTTCGTGTCACTCCGACCCTCTGA
- a CDS encoding pectinesterase family protein, giving the protein MTGHPVSRRAFVAAGTGAALALGLAAPARATGRPSNGHPPFGRHGSPSKRLDAKTLYVHPGGLGDHTTVQAAVTAATGPGYTLVIAPGVYRETVSVGAVDPATGLPGAAGSEMTWIGASDDPREVVVVYDNANGTPKPDGSGTYGTTGSATTTVRTDGFTARSVTFANDWLRADHPGITGTQAVAIKVQGDRSAFHGCRFLGHQDTLYADSFALGTFARQYYRDCYVEGDVDFVFGRATAVFEYCHFRTLNRTDLAGAPYGFVFAPSTAVADPRGYLVTRSRISSAAPDAYYKLARPWVPGSDLTARPMLTVRDTRLDAGTDAVAPYTNMSAAYPWQSQRFAEYRNTGPGAVITVPENRPQLTDEEARSATREAYLGDWTPGRGC; this is encoded by the coding sequence ATGACCGGACACCCCGTCTCCAGAAGGGCGTTCGTCGCCGCGGGCACCGGAGCCGCACTTGCTCTCGGGCTCGCGGCGCCCGCCCGTGCCACCGGGCGCCCGTCCAATGGGCACCCGCCCTTCGGACGCCACGGTTCGCCGTCCAAGCGGCTCGACGCGAAGACGCTGTACGTCCACCCCGGCGGCCTCGGCGACCACACCACCGTGCAGGCCGCCGTGACCGCCGCGACCGGCCCCGGATACACCCTGGTCATCGCGCCCGGTGTGTACCGCGAGACGGTCTCGGTCGGAGCGGTCGACCCGGCGACCGGTCTGCCCGGCGCCGCGGGGTCCGAGATGACCTGGATCGGCGCCTCCGACGACCCGCGCGAGGTCGTCGTCGTGTACGACAACGCCAACGGCACGCCCAAGCCCGACGGTTCGGGCACCTACGGCACCACCGGATCGGCCACGACCACCGTGCGCACCGACGGGTTCACGGCCCGCTCGGTCACGTTCGCCAACGACTGGCTGCGCGCCGACCACCCGGGGATCACCGGCACCCAGGCCGTGGCGATCAAGGTGCAGGGCGACCGCTCGGCCTTCCACGGGTGCCGCTTCCTCGGCCACCAGGACACGCTGTACGCCGACTCGTTCGCCCTGGGCACCTTCGCCCGGCAGTACTACCGCGACTGCTATGTCGAGGGCGACGTGGACTTCGTCTTCGGGCGGGCGACGGCGGTCTTCGAGTACTGCCACTTCCGCACGCTGAACCGTACGGACCTCGCCGGGGCCCCGTACGGCTTCGTCTTCGCGCCGTCCACGGCCGTCGCCGATCCGCGCGGATACCTGGTCACGCGGAGCCGGATCAGCAGCGCGGCGCCGGACGCGTACTACAAGCTGGCCCGCCCCTGGGTGCCCGGTTCGGACCTCACCGCCCGCCCGATGCTGACCGTCCGCGACACCCGCCTGGACGCAGGCACCGACGCCGTAGCGCCGTACACGAACATGTCAGCCGCCTATCCGTGGCAGAGCCAGCGTTTCGCCGAGTACCGCAACACCGGACCCGGCGCGGTGATCACCGTCCCGGAGAACCGTCCCCAGCTCACCGACGAGGAGGCCCGCTCGGCGACCCGGGAGGCGTACCTCGGCGACTGGACGCCGGGGAGGGGGTGCTGA
- a CDS encoding ABC transporter substrate-binding protein: MRGGRRVAVAVALGSVLALTATACGDNGSGSAGDKGTEGSGKGEITFWDNNGGVRTDIWKQIIADFEKKYPDIKVKYVGIPAASAQSKYDTAIQGGGLPDVGGVGTAMLAEVAVQGALEPLDSRIEKSALNGKLSQNLLDVSRAAGGGDTLYQVPTSANNGTLWYRTDLFKAAGLDAPTSWSKFYDAAAKLTDKGRNKFGFTIRGGEGSIAPALDAAYGQSGITSFWNGDKTTVNDPKNVAALAKYVALYKKVTPSADVNNDFTKMVAQWDSGTIGMLSHNLGSYQDHLKALGAGKFRGVPNPTLDDGTRVQVSNPVDGLSLFKSGKNKAAAWKFIEFAVSAAENSKFNESAGQVPANTDAAKDAWIQQAEPTRLAAEALNGTGTKIVQLPYYLPDWNTVSKADNEPNFQKVLLGRMSAKDFLDTLADQLNKAQADWKAHH, encoded by the coding sequence ATCCGTGGCGGCAGGCGCGTCGCCGTGGCCGTCGCCCTCGGTTCCGTGCTCGCGCTGACCGCCACCGCCTGTGGTGACAACGGCAGCGGCAGCGCGGGGGACAAGGGCACCGAGGGTTCCGGCAAGGGCGAGATCACCTTCTGGGACAACAACGGCGGTGTCCGCACCGACATCTGGAAGCAGATCATCGCCGACTTCGAGAAGAAGTACCCGGACATCAAGGTCAAGTACGTCGGCATCCCGGCGGCCAGTGCCCAGTCGAAGTACGACACCGCCATCCAGGGCGGTGGCCTGCCCGACGTCGGAGGCGTGGGCACCGCGATGCTCGCCGAGGTCGCCGTCCAGGGAGCGCTGGAGCCGCTGGACAGCCGGATCGAGAAGAGCGCGCTGAACGGGAAGCTGAGCCAGAACCTGCTGGACGTCAGCCGGGCCGCGGGCGGCGGAGACACGCTGTACCAGGTGCCGACCTCCGCCAACAACGGCACGCTCTGGTACCGCACCGACCTGTTCAAGGCGGCGGGCCTGGACGCGCCGACCTCCTGGTCGAAGTTCTACGACGCGGCCGCGAAGCTCACCGACAAGGGCAGGAACAAGTTCGGCTTCACCATCCGCGGGGGAGAGGGCTCCATCGCCCCGGCACTGGACGCGGCGTACGGCCAGAGCGGCATCACCTCCTTCTGGAACGGCGACAAGACCACGGTCAACGACCCGAAGAACGTGGCGGCCCTCGCGAAGTACGTCGCGCTGTACAAGAAGGTCACCCCGTCCGCCGACGTCAACAACGACTTCACCAAGATGGTCGCGCAGTGGGACAGCGGCACCATCGGCATGCTGAGCCACAACCTCGGCTCCTACCAGGACCACTTGAAGGCGCTGGGCGCCGGCAAGTTCCGCGGCGTCCCGAACCCCACGCTGGACGACGGTACGCGCGTACAGGTCTCCAACCCGGTCGACGGGCTGAGCCTGTTCAAGTCCGGCAAGAACAAGGCGGCCGCCTGGAAGTTCATCGAGTTCGCCGTCTCGGCCGCGGAGAACTCCAAGTTCAACGAGTCCGCGGGCCAGGTACCGGCGAACACCGACGCCGCGAAGGACGCGTGGATCCAGCAGGCCGAGCCGACCAGGCTCGCCGCCGAGGCGCTGAACGGCACCGGCACCAAGATCGTGCAACTGCCGTACTACCTGCCCGACTGGAACACCGTCTCCAAGGCCGACAACGAGCCGAACTTCCAGAAGGTGCTGCTCGGCAGGATGAGCGCGAAGGACTTCCTGGACACGCTGGCCGACCAGTTGAACAAGGCCCAGGCGGACTGGAAGGCCCACCACTAG
- a CDS encoding carbohydrate ABC transporter permease yields the protein MITKDAGTIAPAAPAPPVEEPRPRERRKHRAWDEVPRRHIYVPLGIYLLFTLIPFYWILLFALRPAGSTSLVPWPMTFEHFHKVWTERSFGTYFQNSVLIAVATLVMTTLVALAGGYALARFDFRIKRGFMLALLCSQFVPGALLLVPLFQIFAELRMINSLVSVIIAETVFQLPLSMILISGFIRNVPYSLEEAAWVDGCNRFDAFRIVVLPLLRPGLIAVGSFAFVHAWNHFLFALMFLSDQSKQTIPVGLNTLMSSDSVDLGALAAGGIIAAVPVVVVFAFIQKWLITGFSAGAVKG from the coding sequence GTGATCACCAAGGACGCCGGGACGATCGCCCCGGCCGCACCCGCCCCGCCCGTCGAGGAGCCCCGCCCGCGCGAGCGGAGGAAGCACCGCGCCTGGGACGAGGTCCCGCGCCGGCACATCTACGTACCCCTGGGCATCTACCTGCTCTTCACCCTGATCCCCTTCTACTGGATCCTGCTCTTCGCGCTGCGCCCGGCCGGGTCGACCTCGCTCGTGCCCTGGCCCATGACCTTCGAGCACTTCCACAAGGTGTGGACTGAGCGCAGCTTCGGGACCTACTTCCAGAACAGCGTCCTCATCGCCGTCGCCACCCTGGTGATGACCACGCTCGTCGCGCTCGCCGGCGGCTACGCGCTCGCCCGCTTCGACTTCAGGATCAAGCGCGGCTTCATGCTCGCGCTGCTCTGCTCGCAGTTCGTGCCGGGTGCGCTGCTCCTGGTCCCGCTCTTCCAGATCTTCGCCGAGCTCCGGATGATCAACTCGCTGGTCAGCGTCATCATCGCCGAGACGGTCTTCCAGCTCCCGCTGTCGATGATCCTGATCAGCGGGTTCATCAGGAACGTGCCGTACTCCCTGGAGGAGGCCGCCTGGGTGGACGGCTGCAACCGCTTCGACGCCTTCCGGATCGTCGTACTCCCGCTGCTGCGGCCCGGGTTGATCGCGGTTGGCTCCTTCGCCTTCGTGCACGCCTGGAACCACTTCCTGTTCGCCCTGATGTTCCTCAGCGACCAGAGCAAGCAGACCATCCCGGTCGGCCTCAACACCCTGATGAGCTCCGACAGCGTCGACCTGGGCGCGCTCGCCGCAGGCGGCATCATCGCCGCCGTCCCCGTGGTCGTCGTGTTCGCCTTCATCCAGAAGTGGCTGATCACCGGATTCAGCGCGGGGGCGGTGAAGGGATGA
- a CDS encoding pectate lyase family protein, with protein MSTQKWHEHVTEWSAITARRAAVLIGCTALVLAVTGTTAGAGPRELGRQTLAANDGWASAGTGTTGGSAAAAAQVSTVTTWAEFKAALAAGGTAPKIIKVRGTIDANAEGCDSFAAPGYDFARYLADYDPAVWGYDQVVSGEQEDLRAASAANQDTAIKAYVPANTTIVGIGRNAGFKGASLQIKAVDNVIVRNLSFESPLDCFPQWDPTDGDTGNWNSEYDSAVIYGATHVWLDHNTFTDGAHPDSSLPTYYGRIYEQHDGELDIVKGADYVTASWNIFADHDKTILIGNSDSASTAAVDRGHLKVTLHHNLFTGLVERAPRVRFGQVDSYNNHFVADSTYGYSYGIGMESQLVAEHNAFTLPDSVSAALVLKKWKEAPLTAADNYVNGRPTDLIAVHNAEIPAETLQSGAGWTPALRTKIDAPRAVPGIVDHRAGAGKIC; from the coding sequence ATGAGCACACAGAAATGGCATGAGCACGTCACAGAGTGGAGCGCGATCACCGCGCGCAGAGCGGCCGTCCTGATCGGCTGCACCGCCCTGGTGCTCGCCGTCACCGGCACCACCGCCGGGGCCGGGCCCCGCGAGCTCGGCCGGCAGACGCTCGCAGCGAACGACGGCTGGGCGTCCGCGGGGACCGGTACCACCGGCGGTTCGGCCGCGGCGGCCGCGCAGGTCAGCACGGTCACCACCTGGGCGGAGTTCAAGGCCGCACTCGCCGCCGGCGGCACCGCGCCGAAGATCATCAAGGTCAGGGGCACGATCGACGCCAACGCCGAGGGGTGCGACTCCTTCGCGGCGCCCGGCTACGACTTCGCCCGGTACCTCGCCGACTACGACCCCGCCGTGTGGGGCTACGACCAGGTCGTCAGCGGTGAGCAGGAGGATCTGCGCGCCGCCTCGGCGGCCAACCAGGACACCGCCATCAAGGCGTACGTCCCCGCCAACACCACCATCGTCGGCATCGGCCGCAACGCGGGCTTCAAGGGCGCGAGCCTCCAGATCAAGGCCGTCGACAACGTCATCGTCCGCAACCTCTCCTTCGAGAGCCCCCTCGACTGCTTCCCGCAGTGGGACCCCACCGACGGCGACACCGGAAACTGGAACTCCGAGTACGACAGCGCGGTCATCTACGGAGCCACGCACGTCTGGCTCGACCACAACACGTTCACCGACGGCGCCCACCCGGACAGCTCGCTGCCGACGTACTACGGCCGGATCTACGAACAGCACGACGGCGAACTGGACATCGTCAAGGGCGCCGACTACGTGACCGCCTCCTGGAACATCTTCGCCGACCACGACAAGACCATCCTGATCGGCAACAGCGACAGCGCGTCCACCGCCGCCGTGGACCGCGGCCACCTGAAGGTCACCCTCCACCACAACCTGTTCACCGGTCTCGTCGAGCGCGCCCCGCGCGTGCGCTTCGGACAAGTGGACTCCTACAACAACCACTTCGTGGCCGACTCCACGTACGGCTACAGCTACGGCATCGGCATGGAGTCCCAACTCGTCGCCGAGCACAACGCGTTCACGCTGCCGGACTCGGTCAGCGCCGCCCTGGTCCTCAAGAAGTGGAAGGAGGCGCCGCTGACCGCCGCCGACAACTACGTCAACGGCCGCCCGACCGATCTGATCGCCGTGCACAACGCGGAGATCCCCGCCGAGACGCTCCAGTCCGGTGCCGGCTGGACACCGGCCCTGCGGACGAAGATCGACGCGCCGAGGGCCGTTCCCGGCATCGTCGACCACCGCGCGGGCGCCGGAAAGATCTGCTGA